CACCTGTCAAGTGCCATTTACAGTCCAGCTTTTGCAGTCATATGGCTCAGCCAGAAACCCCAGTACGACACACACGCGATTACAAGCCCCACGGCGAGGATAGAGAACTAGAGTCCCAAAATGATTGTTATTGGCACCAAATCTATTCCCAGCCCTCgtgagacaaaaaaaactacagttCCCATCGATGTCAGCTGGGCGAGGAAGTGGAACAATTCGATGGAAGCTGTAACTCAACTATACCATACTAAAGACGGCTCGGCTGATCAGTAGTGCTTTACCCCAGCACAAATCTATATAAGGTACGACATGACGAACAGGGAGACAGGTGACGGGGACCAGGCATCGGTAGACGAGCACAGGGGCCTGCAACCCTTCAAGGCTCCAACTGGGCCCCTTCCTCAAACAGTAGATCTTACCCCATCTTCCAGCTCATCATCTGAAATAGCGTCCTCGGGTTGGTCTAGGTCAATGTCAAACACCCCCGCCATTGCCTCGGACGTCCTCTGCTTTACCGCAGCGCGGTTGGGAACACAATTTGCCCGCCTCATGGGCTCAAACACACGGCCGCCATCACCGGACGTGGAAACGCGACGGCGCCTCCCAGACGTCACTACTTCCCACCAGGCGCCAGCCCTCCGCCCATCAGCGTATATAGCGCATACGCAGACACAAATAGCGAGCCGGCTGCCTAGCACTGAGCATGCGTACAAGCATATAGCCGAGCAAGCCCCACCGAACGCCAGCAGAGAGCCATGGGCTTTGCGCATGTGCAGAGAGGCGCGCCAGTAAGACCTAGCAAGAGGAGAAAAAGCTCTCTTCAACGGGAATTCTTGAAAACGAAGTTTACGAATCTTTTTCTGCCATGAAAGGCTGTTAAGGGAAACTACAATAAAAGATAAACGTTTGTGACAATATGAGCCTCGTTAcgatttgtattaatattgttattgtgtaatacattatatatatatttatatatataataaacgaAAGTAATTTGGTCCGTTTAAGATTCGTCAGTCGCCTGCCTTTTGCGTCATCTATCTGAGCAGCCTTTAGGAGAATTCTACAGGCTGGTTGCTGAGGTGAGGGAGTGAGAGACAGGTAGTGGCCGTTTCAGCAACCATTACTTCCAGCGTTAGCAACATAGTTGCGGTTGCAGACCAAGGTGGGTGGCAACTTTCTTTTTCCCCCTTCTTTAAAAATATCCGTTGAAGGGTTCGCTTCTTTAAATTGTACTCgatggaattatttttttaattatttaaacaatttatgcagcacttcttacaaaaCATATcttcaaggggtatgacgacactagaattgacagactaaggcaaactgatacattaggtggagtgAGCTCTTATATAAGATATGTAAACAAAGCTTCTGTTTGTGacactttatttcatttttttatttattagttttaAATAGATGTTAAGATTAAAGATAAAATAACCTATGCATTATTaccatactgtatttttttaggCTCGAAATTGCAGGCTCATAAGCctttatatgtaataatgtaatatatttttcccaagaagggataaaattattttagatgTTAAAGAAGATAAGGTTCGCTTTTATTTAGAAAGATAAAAAGATTTACCTTCTCTCGTTCTTGATATTCAACTGGTTGATAAGGAATTCCAAATCCTGgcagaaaataattttcttaaagtTAGGCAACTGGCATAAAATTCCAATTAGCCTGAAGAAAGATAATACAAATGAAGTGTACTAAGAGATCAAAATCATTACGATCAAAAGTTATTCTGTAAGAAAAATCCGAtagatacttttgtccatatagtgtatttggacacctgaccgttacaccaacagggacttttatgacattacattcTTAATACATAGATATCAATATGTAGTTGAATAtgaagctataacagcttccactcttctgggaagactttccacaagattttgggaaGTGGGAAATCATCTAGTAGAGCTTTTGTGAGGTCAGGGaatgatgttggatgagaaggcctggttcTCAAtatccgttccagttcatcccaaatgtgtttgaTGAGGTTTAGGAAAGGGCTcatgttcttccacaccaaactcatacaaaaatgtctttatggaccttggtttgtacactggggcacagtcatgctggaatagaaaagcgcctcccccaaactgttcccacaccgttggaagcatagcattgtccaaaatatctttGTATGCTGAAGTGACATaagttcctgttggtgtaatggtccggtgtcccaatgcttttgtccatatagtgtacgaGAGAGAGTGGGTACTGGTGCACATCAGAGAGCTGTAGATTTTGGGTGATTTTAGCATGTTGTTAATTTTTGAGACGGTGCCCCCTAAAGGTGACCTTTGACAAATGACAACGGCGCTGTACTGCAAGCATAAGTTTTGATAAAATGACTTGCATTGAACAAACTTAATAGAGGAGGTGACTGAGCTTAAGTGTGCTAATTTGCAAGTGATTgtgagaagaagaagagaaattgAAGATAGGGAGCGCAATTGCAGAGCTACAGCCTTCTGCTGGACAAATTAAGACAATGGCCATAGTGTGAAGCCACTGAAATTTTCAGATCTAAAGCTGTGGCGGTTGCAGAGTAGAGAAATTaatgattaacccctttgtgacaatgctgattttattttttgtacccctcgtgacaatggctgttaacatttctgcagtgatcccacacaagttatatatttgtttgttttttcaggacagaaAGGACTTTCTTtacatgtcattattttgattgtatcatttaatttactaaaaaaaagtataaaatatggtggaaattgagagaggaaaaaaaggactttttctaacttttacttgaaaactCTTTCTCatctacaaaaaatgaaaaacacctGCTAAATTGTCTctagtttagaaataccaaatgtttttttactttttgtacaagTAATATTTTgcaatctggtcattctgtccccatgtgctatttgagacatctttggAGCTAGCCAATGCAATtggctcctggtatatgtcactgtcaaacaccccaatatgtgttacgCAACATCTCCTCGGTATaatgatacccccatgcatgggtttgtcatgttAATAGGCCACTTTTGCATTTTTTGGAATGTGGACATCTGGTTAGCCTGTGTCCATGGcctatttttgggacatctttgaaccctgCCAATTCAATTTTTCCCTTATCTTAATTTAGCCCAAGCAGACTAAATGACACTGTATTGTTTACATTAGAAATGTAAACAGAACAGAAGGCTTTGCTTACTAGAATGTTGGTACGCGAATTGCTATTTCAACCCATTGACTTCCctctatataatgtgtgtgtatatatatatatatatatatatatatatatatatataatatttctataatgcacagttaaaacaatattatacagggccagttaaGCCAGCTTCTTGCAAAAGAACTTTGCCCAGGATAGGgcttaataatgtataatgaatttGGTGAAATACAGCTCtcttgctttagtgaataatggCAAGAGTCCAGTTGATCAATGCAATGGTGCTTTGTCTGTTTAGTGGAAgatagtaaaaaagaaaatttgtaTTGAGCGTACAAAGTGCACAAACTACCACTGTTTATATGCCTTCAGTCCTTTtgcctctttttttcccccagattgAATTCCAAACTACTATTGAGCATGTCAATAGTTACGGTCCAACTTGGACAGTGTGGCAACCAGATCGGCTATGAGTTATTTGACGTTATCCACAATGATCTTAACCATAATACTGGACTTTGCTCCCGGAGAGAAAACGACCATTATCAAGAAGTTTGCATGGAGAGATTCTTCAGCGAGGAGGAATCAGGAGGTATTTGTGTTAATTCCAGTGCTTGGTTTGTTTTTGATTTAATCTTATAAGGTATAAAGCCTTCTTCCTATTTTGATTATTGAGcatggttttgttttattttccttataATACAGATTTTGTGACACGGGCTGTTCTTGTAGACATGGAGCCTAAAGTAATATCTCAAACAATGTCTATGGCTACCCGTTCTGGAAAATGGAAATATGATCAGAAGTCGCACTTTTCTCAGAAGCAAGGATCGGGAAACAATTGGGCAAATGGGTATGATGCTAATAATTTTTAccacttgtaaaaaaaaaaattggtcaggTAGGCCTATgttgaaacattgttttttttttttcttgtacattTGCACTTTTGCagtaaaggaaagaaaaataagaacacCCAGTCCTGACATGGTCTTTGCCAGCTATGCCCTAACAGGAGCCTTTTGCCGAGGTTTATTGTAACAGGTGGAGATTTCACTACTTTTGACCCAGATTGTCCTGCATTACATCATTGACTTCAAACGCCATTAATAAAGTTCATGTGGATCTGCCATCTAAAAAAGTAATATAGAAATTGAACATGAAATAGTCCGTGTTTTACAAGTAACAATAGTTGTTTTTGACACCTCTTACTCTGACAGTCTCTAGTATTCgctgaaatatgttttattttattgtgcagTTACTGTGTGCATGGTCCAAAACACCAAGACGTAGTCATGGACTTAGTTCGCAAGCAAGTGGAAAAATGCGATCGCTTGGCTGGTTTTTTCACAATAATGAGTATGGCTGGAGGAACAGGATCTGGCATGGGAACGTATGTGACACGGTGTTTACGTGATGCCTATCCGAACTCATTTCTCCTTAATGAAGTCATTTGGCCATATGGAACTGGAGAggttaatatttcatattaatatatttaatatttttggtcaATGAAACCAATTAACAGCATACAAcctattgtttttgttaatttacgTATCCTGCCtggggcagcaggtccaggggagTAACAGTCGCCCGCTGTGAAACTGGTGcacaatgggccagttaaaggggagatctttgatcttcccaactggcccatttacactgtgAAGACTGTGCCAGAGACTGCATTCAATGGGGCTGCGTGCCTTCAAGACACAGAGCATTGAGATAAGACCTCGcatatcccagcgctccatATCTTCACTTTCAATGCCAGGAAGATcccggggggagggggaggaagatcccggggggagggggggcagcgCTACCCTAGGTCCAACTTAGGGAAGCACAGAAGGTAAATACATCTCGTGTTATCTTAGTCCTAAAACTTACAGGGTACCTTGGCTTGCTAGCTGAGCTTGAGTGCTTTAGCCAAATTCCAGTACTGAACCCTGTTTAACAATTTAGGTTTGGATTTGAGCgcttgtaatttgttttttttgtttatttattatagctATGTTTCATGTCATTGCTCAGTCAATTTTGATTGAGTGTAGATGTAAAGCATGTCAGATTGACAGACTGAGCCCAACGCCTAGCCTGTCCCAACTAGCAAGGGGCTACCTCGTCCTTGCATATTTGGCAAAAGATTAAGCAACTGTAGTCATGttcatttatttctcttttatagGTTATTGTTCAAAACTACAATTCCATTCTGACCCTCTTCCACCTCTACCTGTCCTCGGATGCACTGCTTGTACATGAGAATGATATCATTCACAAAGTTTGTTCACAGCTAATGAATATTAAGCAGATATCTTTTCGGGATGTGAACAAAGTCATTGCTCATCAGTTGGGCAGCGTATTTCAGCCTGCATACACTTCAGATGGAGCATCTCAATACAGCAGGAATCCTCTAGGTATGGTATTAATGGTGATTTTAGCTGGAAGTGGCCTGTGTTTTCTGTTAACTGCAATTGTTATTACATACTTATATTCAACTAAGACATTTAAGattgtgttatattttagaattttatatagaaacataaattTAATACATTCCTAATCTTTGGGGAGTGGTTTTAATTTTCACCACACTACTTGGACATtattttgagggttttttttttgttttctttaaataacataCTCCTTGCTAGGTAATCTGTGGTGTCAAACTAGATATGAGGAGTGAGTTTCCACTAGCAAAGTTTGGCGACCATGATGAGGCtacatgaagaagaaaaaaaaaaggaaatggtgCCAATggtttttcaaattattatatttccaaagcacacattttttatgtaaacaaaTACTTGTAAAGAAAAATGATCCACTACATCAACACAAAGCAACAATATAGTCCTATCATAAAAGACAAAATTGAGCCAACTACCTATTGTTCTATACAGATGTGGGTAGGGTTTTTTGTGCCTCTATTCTGCTTTTTTCTTATAAGGATATTTTATCTTGTGCACTAAAACCCCTGTCTTTGTATAATGCCTATACTTGAGGTATTCAGAAGGTAGATATGAACATTTGAGGTTCTTGTGGCAAAAAGGCCTACACTCTTACTGCTTAATCGCAGCAACTTGTTTAACCAGTGGACAAAATACAAGACATCACTTTCTGAGAAATCCAGTTCCAAATCTTTCAGTAACATCCAAGTCACAGAACCACCACACACAAGTGCTTTGCCGTTTGATTATCTGACTAGGCACACCTTGGCAGATGGCACCCATCCATGCCGTTTTGGCCATCTGGCGACCTGTCTGTTTCTTTAATCTACTTTTTTTTGGGGCAGTGAGGTGTGGAAAAGGTGAAATAGATGTTGGGCCACTACTTACATTAGTGTACCCTTTTAATTTAGGTGGTATTAAAATGGAGTAATGGTATGTTATTACagtgaaataaaaaaccttttatCATTGTGCTTcatcattaaatataatattgctTTTCGCAGCTCTCGTTAAAGGTCTGATGGGTTTTGTCCAGAAAACAATGACTTGTGTAATTTTAACAACAGTTACTCTAcggttacatttgttttttttaacatcatgCATACAGGCTAAAGTTGGATATAACGGCACTCACATTGCCCTATTCCTCTTtcaggttatatatataaaatactaaaagaaaatacattattttaaggcTCATGTGCTAATAcactgtttttccttttcttcgCAGGGGAATTAATGGCATGCCTGGTCCCACACCCTGAATTTAAGATGCTAGGTCTCCGTAACATTCCTCAAATGTCTGAACACTCCCTGGCATACAGTACATTTACTTGGCAGGGGCTTACCAAACATCTGAGGCAAATGCTCATTGCTAATGcgaaaatggaagaaggtgaGGACAGGCCTGCAGTAGggctccaaaaaaataataaagaataaatgttCTTGTAAGCTACACATGTTTATTTCTCTTGGATGTTCTGTTGATGACTTTGGGCTGTTCAgttggaaaaaggaaaaaaggttcCTTTTTATtgcttgaaaaaaattacacccATGACTCTTAGCTTTTGCTGTAGCAAAACACTTTAATCGCATGACTATAACAAAATAGcatgtatatagatagatatagactgcccaagatatttaaaaaaaaaaaagaattgaatgtggttattactgtatttagGGCATATTCCTGAAGTAGTATTCTTAAGCAAAATGACACATCACATTAGACAAGTAGATTTATTCAACTCTGTCTTCGCCAAtatgtaatttacatacaatatacTGAAAACTGTATACCTGCTTCTTGTTGGATATATCTAGGATTTCTTTATGTAAATGGACTTTCTAAAATCATCATATATTGTGGTAATGTGTTTGTGATGGTAGAGCATACTTGGCTTTTGTGTGATACCACAAGATAACAGTTTGTTTCTGTGTTACATATGATATCTAATTTAAAAGAGGCACGTGTGGAGCATAAttatagtttgtttttgtttttttaagtcttTATTTCCTTCCCCAGGAATTAACTGGCAGGTGCGACCCTCATCACGGCCAACAGAGGAAAAGTTTTCCTCGAGAAGGGAACTGCTTTTTAATACTTCGCTTGCAAATCTGACAATTCTCCGAGGCAAGGACCTTCATAGTGCCTCTCTAGGTAAACCGAACTAaggagaaacttttttttaattttttttttaaacattacaaGCTacactattttaaagaaaaatatagggACATATTTATTTGTCATGTAAACATCGCATATATGTAAATTGCTATGGCTACAAATTAAATGAAGGGACAATAAGACAGACTGAAATTTGGTCTCAAGTTGACATGTTAATTTACCAACAAACACTGTTTGTATAGTTTGCGGCAGTTCTGTACCCATGCCAACAACCTCTGTGTGAGTTAAGCATTGTGTAGTAAAACAGTTAATCCTAAAGTTCTCACGTAGGTAGGtaggtatatataatgtgtgtacaTTGCCCCACAGTGATGCACAATATTTACTCTAAATATGTTAttagtatacatacacattcttaAAGTATTGATAAAATTACTCTTTTCAGAAAAGTCATGTTTTACCATTTTTCAGAAAGTTTCCGTGATCCAGCATTATATACCTCATGGCTGCCACCAGATGACGCTTATACTGTTTGGAAAACACCAAAATCATTCAACAAATATGAGAAATCGGCTACTTTGGTTAGCAATAGTCAATATTTGCTAAAACCCTTGGACAACATTGTTAGTAAGGCATGGAACATGTTTGCGTCCAAGTAAGTACCTCCACAAACATGAACAGTTGTTACAAGGATCTAGTGAGTCCAGTTCTCAGCTCAGCCACTAGATTGAAGTGTCTGTCCGTGCGTGCGTACACTTTGATTGGTCGATTGCCATTCAAAAACAGTACTGAGATTTTAGTGTCACAGATATAAGTGATACTTCAGTAATCTCTGACATACAAAATGTTGAAAGCCGCACAAATTTATAAATCTGCcgtttttatatgtgtatgtttaatttagttgttggtttgtttttttctcccactTTAGAGCATACATTCACCAATATACAAAATTTGGAATTGAGGAAGAGGAATTTTTGGAAAGTTTTGCAACCCTTGAACAGATTATTTCCAGTTATTCCAATTTGTGAATATTTCTCagtaatgtttaattttttccttgtctatttatttatcatatggttttttttacactgtgATACTCCTGTAAgataaatttaaatctgtttaaatcaaaagtattgatttttttttgtcatattttgCATTGTTTCACCCCTTTCCATCCAAGAGACAAATGCTATCATAAAGCTACATTTTTTGTGACATTTGTTCAATCATGAATCCCTTCTTTAATGTACTCATAAAatgatatacactatatagacagaGTATTGGgaaacctgaccattacaccaacagggacttttatgacacactgcattctaaatacataggcataccgtatttgcccgaatataggccgcccttttaaagtgggggtgcggcctatattcggggtctagcgcccgacgcccgggacttgcagttccgggcgccggacaggcagcagggttaggatacagatcccctgcagctgtgcaggggacctgcatcctactctccgatacgctcagacagcctcccctgccagcacttcccacggggaagtgccggcacgggaaattgtctaagcgcatcgcgcaggcgttcaccggctgcagctggtgaacgtccgcacgatgcgttttacctctgcccgcgcgcgtatacaacttccggtgccggcacttctgctgagtgccagcaccggaagttgtgtacgcatATTACGTAGAtgggccccgcaagacacccgggagtctgctctggtaagtcgggggggggggcagagtggcagcatatctttttctttataaaagcaCCTAACATTTAGGGTGCGCCTATatctgagccaatacggtatataattggtcctccctttgcagctatgaCAGCTTCGCTCTTcctggaaggctttccacaagattttggagtgcttctgtgggaatttttgcacaTTCATCCTgcatagagcatttgtgaggtcaggcactgatgttggatgagaaggtctgtCTCGTAATCTctcttccagttcatcccaaaggtggttgaggtcagggctctgtgtgggccagtcaagttcttccaaaccaaacccatccaaccatgtctttatggaccttgttttgtgcactgggtcacagtcatgctggaataggaaagggccttccccaaactgtccccacaaagttggagACATAGCATTGTAcagaatgtcttggtatgctgaaacaAAACTCAACTCCTGAAAATAGCCCTATACCATTATCCCCTTTCCACTAAACTACAGTTGGTAACTGTTATAACTTACAAATGATTTCCAGAATCATTTCTGCAACTCTTTAATAAACAGTTTTGTAGCATCCTGACATCATGTGACCTCTCTAAAGACCTTTTCCGTCTGCCAGACATCACAgctatgatatataatataatataatcactGAGAGCAGCAAACCATACAGCACCAGATCTAGAGAAAAGACATCAcagtaacgttctcctggcatctgccaaagaAAGAAGCATGATTTTTGTCACTctcagaacatgtttccactgctccagagtctgGTGGCAGCATGCTTTACGCAGCTTGATCCAAGGTTTGGCTTTGTACATGGTGATGTAAGGCTTGCACAAAGCT
This sequence is a window from Spea bombifrons isolate aSpeBom1 chromosome 2, aSpeBom1.2.pri, whole genome shotgun sequence. Protein-coding genes within it:
- the TUBD1 gene encoding tubulin delta chain, translating into MSIVTVQLGQCGNQIGYELFDVIHNDLNHNTGLCSRRENDHYQEVCMERFFSEEESGDFVTRAVLVDMEPKVISQTMSMATRSGKWKYDQKSHFSQKQGSGNNWANGYCVHGPKHQDVVMDLVRKQVEKCDRLAGFFTIMSMAGGTGSGMGTYVTRCLRDAYPNSFLLNEVIWPYGTGEVIVQNYNSILTLFHLYLSSDALLVHENDIIHKVCSQLMNIKQISFRDVNKVIAHQLGSVFQPAYTSDGASQYSRNPLGELMACLVPHPEFKMLGLRNIPQMSEHSLAYSTFTWQGLTKHLRQMLIANAKMEEGINWQVRPSSRPTEEKFSSRRELLFNTSLANLTILRGKDLHSASLESFRDPALYTSWLPPDDAYTVWKTPKSFNKYEKSATLVSNSQYLLKPLDNIVSKAWNMFASKAYIHQYTKFGIEEEEFLESFATLEQIISSYSNL